A stretch of Episyrphus balteatus chromosome 2, idEpiBalt1.1, whole genome shotgun sequence DNA encodes these proteins:
- the LOC129909204 gene encoding cuticle protein 16.5-like isoform X2 → MNWSNEIIPLLTFSWIISVRKKNSKLTNMFKYTVVIFAVIACAVAKPAPGLLHAPLAYSAPLVAAAPGVVTATSSQVIARNYNGIATAPVFAAPVAKYVAAPLPLAAAPLAAKYVASPYASPFAYSAPLAAASLGYAASYGYASPLSYASAPLLL, encoded by the exons ATGAACTGGAGCAATGAAATCATACCACTCTTAACCTTCTCTTGGATCATTTCAgtccgaaaaaaaaactcaaaattaaccAACATGTTCAAATAC accGTTGTCATCTTTGCTGTCATCGCTTGCGCAGTTGCAAAGCCAGCACCAGGACTTCTTCATGCACCACTTGCCTACTCCGCTCCATTGGTTGCTGCCGCTCCAGGAGTTGTTACTGCCACCAGTAGCCAAGTGATCGCCAGGAATTACAATGGAATTGCAACTGCACCTGTTTTTGCTGCTCCAGTTGCCAAATATGTTGCTGCACCACTTCCTTTGGCTGCTGCACCATTGGCTGCTAAATACGTTGCTTCACCATATGCTTCCCCATTCGCATACTCCGCACCTTTGGCTGCTGCTTCTCTAGGATATGCTGCTTCATACGGATATGCGTCTCCTCTGAGCTATGCCTCAGCTCCTCTTCTGttgtaa